From a region of the Molothrus ater isolate BHLD 08-10-18 breed brown headed cowbird chromosome 27, BPBGC_Mater_1.1, whole genome shotgun sequence genome:
- the MEIOC gene encoding LOW QUALITY PROTEIN: meiosis-specific coiled-coil domain-containing protein MEIOC (The sequence of the model RefSeq protein was modified relative to this genomic sequence to represent the inferred CDS: inserted 1 base in 1 codon): protein MTGASRNAPPTGPAPNVAFRGGGRCWGSAEGGGRPTDVFGTALPGSASLYGCYKSQNEENVELPPAYSSSLSTSEYSAPMDPSLLYPPWSTCTDDSKQPAAPQINLKSRIQPERNDYGSETDLYGLVSNILEEQDKPQPCFAEGSCPPTLKSVWPVNTSRMEHHELFPEGRRAVVGAVSQQGFYGSESLPGADKQFLQSPTLVAQQKADDCYRGFASVDLEEQSLYSARSDRANGCNLQANESVKTTPVYQNYPYLKNTFAAQAGYSEAIKDLGADAYSYGREKVCPKGAEAQVHPKRAETFLPQCHRYNXNTDFTRYTEYSHAGKAKPNKGTSCSLQENRKLANGTPEAPSLDAEPYAKLFQVKSGTQKKFEDTISDQHDFTFPKSVGLVSEKQFASESSFSTDFGQKFEYGLKSFAACPGNNGVEKQQFSKADLQNPEFYKSLPLLPSAAVPSAGSSARPGWMNIQTKPTTSGPFQNPSPLLKLNNQSPAFPKSSRHSNDVFQLPSSNLPLNSNLLHKYCQDNPFLSSLDFGYSTAERARAAACMEALVRGGEENLLEYLSEKKLKQPNGFCDSYLAQQLGIIDNLNKQRFQLKPQSEHCDLEGQNQVDGVFQDMYQELLESQGQLHLGAGNGDTSAIGAGSCLQAPGIPNCVVGDFRRNRQLGPSTFPVRSAHLLGRSVVPLVEPHSLFSQDDLKRLYPCFPEKMYGDNALSGFVSAFGFQKQVKSRSGPASELHVRLEECYEQWRALEKERKKTESALAKSFQGKKVSSTNNIPIPRLTSNPSRVDRLIVDQLREQARVVTLLGKMERLRSSPLQANISTALDKHLESIQVVQARRKDELVSASSRQRQGPPRCQDERVVLALAAALRALGLATRKVRTVLWCAFQMTLPKLSAGKRARERLPQEGAAPEEKRAETPPAAAAAPAPRGPREGGSEAAPGPCTDLLHSVYESGDVNSS, encoded by the exons ATGACGGGTGCATCACGCAACGCCCCGCCCACCGGCCCGGCG cccaaCGTGGCGTTCCGAGGCGGCGGCCGCTGCTGGGGCAGTGCGGAAGGGGGCGGGAGGCCCACGGACGTGTTCGGCACCGCCCTGCCGGGCTCTGCCTCGCTCTATGGCTGCTACAAATCACAG aatgaagaaaatgtgGAGTTACCTCCGGCCTACAGTTCTTCCCTTTCAACATCAGAGTACTCTGCACCCATGGACCCTTCCCTGTTGTACCCCCCTTGGTCTACGTGTACAGATGACAGCAagcagcctgctgctcctcagattAACCTGAAGTCCAG GATTCAGCCCGAAAGGAACGATTATGGCAGTGAAACTGATCTGTATGGACTCGTGTCAAACATCCTGGAGGAACAAGACAAACCACAGCCGTGCTTTGCTGAGGG GAGTTGCCCTCCCACCCTGAAGTCGGTGTGGCCAGTGAACACGAGCAGGATGGAGCACCACGAGCTGTTTCCAGAAGGCAGGAGGGCGGTTGTTGGAGCAGTGTCCCAGCAAGGTTTCTATGGCAGTGAGTCCCTCCCTGGTGCTGACAAGCagttcctgcagagccccaccctggtggcacagcagaaagcagatGATTGTTACCGCGGCTTTGCCAGCGTGGACCTGGAAGAGCAGAGCTTGTACTCTGCCAGGAGTGATCGTGCCAACGGCTGCAACTTGCAGGCTAATGAGAGTGTGAAGACAACACCTGTCTATCAGAACTACCCCTACCTGAAAAACACCtttgcagcccaggctgggtaCTCAGAAGCAATCAAAGACTTGGGAGCTGATGCTTATTCTTATGGAAGGGAGAAGGTGTGTCCCAaaggagcagaggcacaggTGCACCCAAAGCGGGCAGAAACATTCCTTCCACAGTGTCACAGATACA GAAACACAGATTTTACCAGATACACTGAATATTCTCATGCTGGTAAAGCAAAGCCCAACAAGGGCACCAGTTGTAGCCTCCAAGAAAATAGAAAGCTGGCAAATGGAACCCCTGAGGCACCATCTCTGGATGCAGAGCCCTACGCTAAATTATTTCAAGTTAAATCAGGAACTCAGAAAAAATTTGAAGATACAATTTCAGATCAGCACGACTTTACATTTCCCAAGTCTGTAGGACTTGTATCAGAAAAACAATTTGCAAGTGAATCCTCCTTCAGCACTGATTTTGGGCAAAAATTTGAATATGGACTAAAATCTTTTGCAGCTTGTCCAGGGAATAATGGtgtggaaaagcagcagttttccaAGGCCGATCTTCAGAATCCGGAATTCTATAAATCACTCCCACTGTTGCCCAGTGCAGCAGTCCCCTCAGCAGGCTCTAGTGCCAGGCCAGGGTGGATGAAcatccaaaccaaacccacaacCTCTGGCCCTTTCCAGAATCCAAGTCCTTTGTTGAAACTGAATAATCAGTCACCTGCATTTCCAAAAAGCTCTCGTCATTCTAATGATGTTTTTCAGTTGCCATCTTCAAATTTGCCTTTAAATAGTAATTTACTTCACAAGTACTGTCAAGACAACCCATTCCTCTCCAGCCTTGACTTCGGCTACAGCACTGCAGAGCGAGCTCGGGCAGCTGCGTGCATGGAAGCCCTGGTTAGGGGTGGGGAAGAGAACCTCCTCGAGTACCTCAGTGAGAAGAAGCTGAAGCAGCCCAATGGATTCTGTGACAGTTACTTGGCTCAGCAGCTGGGGATCATTGACAATCTGAACAAACAGCGTTTCCAGCTGAAGCCGCAGAGCGAGCACTGCGATCTGGAAGGGCAGAACCAGGTGGATGGGGTGTTCCAGGACATGTACCAGGAGTTACTGGAGTCTCAGGGACAGCTGCATCTcggggcagggaatggggacaccaGTGCCATcggtgctgggagctgcctgcaggctcCAGGCATTCCCAACTGCGTGGTGGGCGACTTCAGGAGGAACCGGCAGCTGGGCCCCAGCACCTTCCCCGTGAGATCCGCTCACCTCCTGGGCCGCTCCGTGGTGCCTCTGGTGGAGCCTCACTCCTTGTTCTCCCAGGATGATCTCAAACGCCTCTACCCCTGCTTCCCAGAGAAGATGTATGGTGACAATGccctttctggttttgtgtcaGCATTTGGATTTCAAAAGCAAGTTAAAAGTCGCAGTGGGCCTGCCAGTGAGCTGCATGTGAGACTGGAAGAGTGTTATGAGCAGTGGAGAGctttggagaaagaaaggaagaag actGAATCAGCTCTTGCTAAGAGTTTCCAAGGGAAGAAGGTTTCCAGTACTAACAACATTCCAATTCCAAGGCTGACATCAAATCCATCAAGGGTTGATCGCTTAATTGTGGATCAGCTACGGGAACAAGCCAGA GTCGTGACTCTGCTGGGGAAGATGGAGCGCCTGCGCAGTTCCCCGCTCCAAGCCAACATCTCCACTGCTCTGGACAAGCACCTGGAGTCCATCCAGGTGGTGCAGGCTCGCAGGAAGGATGAGCTCGTCAGCGCCTCCAGCCGGCAGCGGCAGGGCCCTCCCAGGTGCCAGGATGAGAGAG TGGTGCTGGCTCTGGCCGCGGCGCTCCGAGCCCTGGGCCTGGCCACGCGCAAGGTCCGCACCGTGCTCTGGTGCGCCTTCCAGATGACCCTGCCCAAACTCTCCGCTGGCAAACGGGCTCGGGAGAGGCTTCCTCAGGAGGGGGCGGCGCCCGAAGAGAAACGAGCCGAGACCCCCCCGGCtgcggccgcggccccggccccgcgaGGGCCCAGGGAAGGGGGATCAGAGGCAGCCCCGGGGCCGTGCACGGACCTGCTCCACAGTGTGTATGAGAGCGGAGATGTGAATTCCTCATaa